The DNA window TTCGTCGAGTCCCTCGGAAATCTGCTTGACCTGCTCCTCGGTGAGGTTTGCGTGTACCTGTGTACTCATTGCGATAGTCCGGTGGGGAGCTTACCCGAGGCTCCCTTCCATTTCGAGTTCGATCAGCCGGTTGAGCTCGACCGCGTACTCGATGGGTAGTTCTTCGGTGATCGGCTCGATGAACCCGGCGACGATCATCTGCTTCGCGTCGTCGTCGTCGAGGCCCCGGCTCTGGAGGTAGAAGACGTCCTCGTCGCCGATCTTCCCCACAGTAGCCTCGTGGGCGACGTCGACCTTCGACTCCTCGATCTCCATGTACGGCATCGTGTCGGAGGTCGACTCGTTGTCGAACATCAGCGCGTCGCACTCGACGCTCGTCGAGGAGTTCTCCGCGCCGTCGGAGATGTGGACCAGGCCACGGTAGTTCGTGCGCCCGCCGTCCTTGCTGATGCTCTTGGATTCGATCGTGCTCTTGGTGTCGGGCGCGTTGTGGTAGACCTTCGCGCCGGTGTCGATGTTCTGGCCCTCGCCCGCAAAGGCGATCGTGATGTGGTTGTCCGTCGCACCACGACCCTTCAGGATGGTCGAGGGGTAGAGCATCGTGGCCTTCGAGCCCATCGAGCCCGAGATCCACTCCATCGTGCCCTCGCGCTCGCAGATCGCGCGCTTGGTGTTCAGGTTGTAGGTGTTCTTCGACCAGTTTTGGACGGTGGAGTACTGGACGTGGGCGTTCTCGCCGACGAACACTTCGACGCCGCCGGAGTGAAGGTTGAACTCGCTGTACTGTGGGGCCGAACAGCCCTCGATGTAGTGGACCTCCGAGTTCTCCTCGGCGATGATGAGGGTGTGCTCGAACTGGCCCA is part of the Halococcus agarilyticus genome and encodes:
- the sufB gene encoding Fe-S cluster assembly protein SufB, whose translation is MSSDQDHLRETDSEARFEFKKEESSAFRAEKGDLDEETIRLISEDKDEPEWMLERRLRALRQFHAMPMPTDWPGQPDLSEVDIGQIVPYIRPDIDTRGGVDDWTDLPEEIQDTFDKLGIPEAEKNALSGVGAQYESEIVYQNMQERWEEKGVVFCDMDKAVQEHEELVKEHFMTNCVPASDNKFAALHGAIWSGGSFVYVPEDVTVEMPIQAYFRMNSEGMGQFEHTLIIAEENSEVHYIEGCSAPQYSEFNLHSGGVEVFVGENAHVQYSTVQNWSKNTYNLNTKRAICEREGTMEWISGSMGSKATMLYPSTILKGRGATDNHITIAFAGEGQNIDTGAKVYHNAPDTKSTIESKSISKDGGRTNYRGLVHISDGAENSSTSVECDALMFDNESTSDTMPYMEIEESKVDVAHEATVGKIGDEDVFYLQSRGLDDDDAKQMIVAGFIEPITEELPIEYAVELNRLIELEMEGSLG